The following are encoded in a window of Candidatus Cloacimonadaceae bacterium genomic DNA:
- a CDS encoding T9SS type A sorting domain-containing protein, whose amino-acid sequence DPVVPPSLSGLRLYNYPNPFNPSTTICYRVPESGTVKLSIYNLKGQLVRILLNEPKQSGNHQLIWNGDDQAGNKVSSGVYFTRIESNGKSSMHKMLLVK is encoded by the coding sequence CGATCCGGTGGTTCCGCCATCCCTGTCGGGCTTGAGGTTATACAACTATCCCAATCCTTTCAATCCATCCACCACGATATGCTACCGTGTCCCGGAAAGCGGGACGGTAAAGCTCAGTATCTATAATCTCAAGGGACAATTGGTCAGGATTCTGCTGAATGAGCCCAAGCAATCCGGCAATCATCAGCTAATCTGGAATGGAGATGATCAAGCAGGAAACAAGGTATCCTCCGGTGTCTATTTCACTCGCATCGAATCGAACGGAAAGTCATCAATGCATAAGATGTTGTTGGTGAAGTGA